In Microcella indica, the genomic window CGACATCCGCCATGTCATCGGCGAAGCTCACCTCGCGCAGCAGGCCCGCCTCGACCTCCGCGAGGCCCTCCTCGATCGCGTCGGCGAAGCGCCGCTCCTCGCTCGAGGCGAAGAGCTTCTCGCCGAGGCCCAGCGACGCGCTGAGCGTCTTGCTGCGGCGGGCGAGGGGAGTGCCGTGGGTCACCGGATCTGCCGATCTGTCGAGAGGAAGGAGGCTACAGCGCCGTGAAGGACGAGGACGCGGCCGCATCGGTCGAGGTGCTCGACTCGGTCGAGCGCGCTCGGCGCTGAGCGACGGACGCGCGGATCGCCGCATTGGCCGGCTTGCGGCCACGATGCAGAGCGACGACGCCCGTCGTGAGGTTACGGTACGCGACTCGCGTGAATCCCGCACCGCGCAACCACTGGCTCAACCGGGTCTGGTCTGGCCAGTCCTTGATCGAGTCGAAGAGATAGCGGTACGCCTCGGGGTTCGAGCTTGCCGCACCCGCCACGAGAGGCATGACGTAGCGCAGGTAGGCGAAGTAGCCAGCGCGTACGACCCCGACGGGGGGCCGCGAGAACTCGCAGATCACGAGCCGCCCGCCCGGCTTGAGCACGCGGTACATCTCGGCGAGCGCCACCTGCGGGCGCTGCACGTTGCGCAGGCCGAAGCTGATCGTCACCGCATCGAACTCGTCATCACCGAACGGCAGCTTCTCGGCATCGCCCTGCACGAACTCGAGGCCCGGGTGCCGTCGTCGGCCCTCCTCGACCATGCCCTGCGAGAAGTCGAGGGCGATGACCTTCGCACCCGACTTGGAGAGAGCCGCAGCGCTCGTGCCCGTGCCCGCCGCGATGTCGAGGATGCGCTCCCCCGGCTGGGGGGCGACCGCCCGGCCCGTCGCCGCGCGCCACAGGCCCGCGTTGCCGACCGACAGCACGGCATTCGTGCGGTCGTATCGGCGCGCCACGCCGTCGAACATCGCCGCGACCTCGCGCGGCGTCTTCGTCAGGTCTGCCCTCGTCACACACCGAGTCTAGTGAGCGGTCGCCCGGGGTTGACCGTGAGCCGCCTGGGCAGGCGTCGAGTGCGCAACAGCAGCGCAGGAAGCGCAGAGTACGCTCGATCCGTGCCCTCCCCCGCTGCGCCCGCGGCGCATCCTGCCGCCACCGTGCTGCGAGTCGTCACCGAGATCGTGCCCGACCCCGGGCCGCTCCTGCCCTACGCGGAACCGGGCAGCCCTCTGCTCGCTCTGCGTCGCGGCGACGGCATCGTCGGCGTGGGAGAAGCGCTGCGGCTCGACTACCGGGGCCCCGACAGGATTGCCGACGCCGCCGCCCAGTGGCGCGCAGTGAGCGGCCTCGCTCACGTCGACGACCCGGTGCGCCGTCCCGGCACGGGACTCGTCGCGTTCGGCACCTTCGCCTTCGCCGACGACTCGGGCGCCACGAGCGCGCTCATCGTGCCCGAGCTCATCGTCGGCCGCCAT contains:
- a CDS encoding class I SAM-dependent methyltransferase, whose protein sequence is MTRADLTKTPREVAAMFDGVARRYDRTNAVLSVGNAGLWRAATGRAVAPQPGERILDIAAGTGTSAAALSKSGAKVIALDFSQGMVEEGRRRHPGLEFVQGDAEKLPFGDDEFDAVTISFGLRNVQRPQVALAEMYRVLKPGGRLVICEFSRPPVGVVRAGYFAYLRYVMPLVAGAASSNPEAYRYLFDSIKDWPDQTRLSQWLRGAGFTRVAYRNLTTGVVALHRGRKPANAAIRASVAQRRARSTESSTSTDAAASSSFTAL